In the genome of Anabaena cylindrica PCC 7122, the window TAGGTGTAGAACTATTTCATAGAACAACTCACGCTAAACTGACACTAGGAGGTGAACGATTGTTACCTCGCGTCCGCAAAATTTGCCAAGAGTGGGAAACTGCAACAGCAGAATTAGCGGATTTAGTCGCGGGAAAACAGCCAGAATTATGTATTGCAGCTATTCATTCGGTATGTGCATCTTATTTACCACCAGTTCTGCAAAAATTTTGTCATAGTTATCCAGATGTACAGTTGCGTGTAACATCATTAGGAAGCGATCGCTCTCTCAAAGTTCTCAAAGACGGTTTGGTAGATTTGGCAATTGTTATGCATAATCGCTTTCTCATCGCTGGTAGAGAAATGGCGGTAGAAGTACTATATGAAGAGCCGATTGAAGTTTTAACCGCAGCTAATCATCCCCTAGCCAAGTATGAATCTATCCCTTGGTCAGATTTAATTCGTTATCCACAAGTGGTATTTAAAGATGGATATGGGATGCAACGTCTAATCCAAGATAGATTTGAGCGAATGGAGGCTACACTCATCGCGGCTTTGGAGGTAAACACTTTAGATGCTTTTCGTGGTGTAGTTCGTCAAGGAGAACTCATTGCTTTATTACCCCAGTCTGCATTAATGGAAGCAAAATTTGATCCTAGTTTGGCTGTTCGTCCTCTAGCCTGCAATACTAATTTAGCTGATAATTCCAGCTTAACCCGTCGGGTTGTGATGGTAACAACTCACGACCGTCTCCAGATTCCTCCTATTCAGCATTTTTGGCAATTAGTTAAGGATAATATTCCTCCGCAATTTGACCAAAAATTTTCGGCTTCATAAGAATATGGATTAAATGAACCGCGAAGGAAGAAGGAAGAGGTAATTTTCTTAATGACTAATGAGCAATATATTTAGAGAGTTATTAAAAAAAGTAGGTAGCGGAAGTCATACGTCTGAGAGTTTAACTCGTGCGGAAGCTGCTGCTGCTATGCAAATGATGTTGTTGGGTGAAGCAAAACCGGCGCAAATAGGCGCATTTTTGATTGCTCATCGCATTAAACGTCCCACTGGGGAAGAGTTAGCAGGGATGTTGGATGCTTTTGATCAGTTGGGGCCAAAGTTGCAACCAATTGATGCTGCACGTCCGGTAATGGTTTTAGGTATACCCTATGATGGCAGGACTCGGACTGCACCAATTAATATTATTACGGCTTTGTTATTAGCTGCGGCTGGACAACCAGTGGTAATGCATGGGGGCGATCGCTTGCCGACAAAATATGGTTTACCTTTAATAGAGATATGGCAAGGTTTAGGAGTCGATTGGACTACTTTATCACTGGCTCAAACTCAGCAGGTTTTTGAGCAAACAGGAATTGGTTTTGTTTACACACCACAGCATTTTCCCCTCACTCAAAAGCTTTGGGAATATCGTGATCAACTTGGTAAGCGTCCTCCATTAGCGACTATGGAGTTAATTTGGTGTCCTTACGCTGGGGATGCTCATATTATTGCTGGGTTTGTTCATCCCCCTACAGAGGCTATGTTTCAGGTGGCTTTGGGGTTACGAGGGACAAGAAAATATACTTTTGTCAAGGGTTTGGAAGGTAGTTGTGATTTACCGCGCGATCGCACTGCTATTATCGGTTTATCTTCAACTAATTCACAAGAGTTAGAACGCTTACAACTCGCACCCCGTGATTATGGTTTTACTACCAAAAATGTCCCTCTTGCTACTACGGAAGAATTAATCACCGATTTTAAAGCTGTTTTGGCTGGTAAACCAGGTGAACTAATGCAAACTGCTTTATGGAATGGCGGTTTTTATCTTTGCTTGAGTGGTATTTGTCCAGATATGACTTCTGGTATTGCTAAGGCAGAGGAGTTATTTATTAGTGGTGCTGTAGCTAATCAACTTCTCCTACTGCCATTGTCTAATCAAAAAGTTTAATAATGGTCTAAAAGCTATTAGAAATCACATATTCAATGCTATTTGGCAGAATTTTGACAAAGGCTTCTAATGGGTTTTGGATACCCTTGGCACTCAATCCCCTGAGTTTGTCGCTTGTAATTGTTGCACCTGTTCAAACGTTAAACCAGTTACTTTTGCCACAAATTCAATAGACATACCCTCCTTGAGCATATTGACAGCAACAAGCTGAACAGCTTCTTCTCGACCTTCTTCTCGACCTTCTTTCCGACCTTCTTTCCGACCTTCTTCCCGACCTTCTTCTACCAATAATTGATAAGTTACTGACTCACGCATAATATCTCTCCGCAGCAAACGCTGAATCACTTCTTTTTCTAATACTAACCCAGCTAAAATAAATGCAGATGCAGCCAGGCTACTTTGCATCTGTTTGTCAGGGATGTTATCTATGGCGGTTGCCACTTCCTGCAAAGTGTTGACTTTATTACCAGTATTGCTTAAAACTGCAAAAGGCAATAAACCGGGAGTTTGCAAGAATGTTTCTGTCGGTTGTTCCCATAAGCGAATTACTTGGAAACGATGGCACGTTTCTTCTAAGGTAAATGTAGTTTGCTGAACGAGTTCTGAATCAGTCTTTTGCAAGTAAACCACTACTTGACCAAATAATTACTAATTCGTAATTCGTAATTCGTAATTAAAGAGGGTACAAGCCCCCACTAAATCTTGGATTTAGTGGTCTACAATTAGTGGTAGGTTCAAGCCTCCACTGATTGCAATTACGAATTACGAATTATCAATTACGAATTATAAGGAATGTTCTTGTCTGGTTGAGTCTGAAACTCAATATGCACGACCATTTCTTCTGATTGTCTAAGAATAAGAGCATCAGCGCGAATTGGTTCTAAGGATAGTTCTTTTGGACTTAATTCAGTTAGGATTATGGGTTCACCTAACAACCAAGTAGCGAAATCGCTAGAAAATGTTTCTACAAGAAATTTACAAAGATTGTCAAACATGAAACAACTTTATCAGAAATTTTGATAAATCAGCAAGATTGCCATCTTCTGTAATGATAAACCCTGCATTTACCTACACGTTTTCAATCCGAATGGCACTAAGAAAAGACAGATAAATTGTCTTTAATTAGTGTCCTTCGGAGTAATTTCCGAGGTTTTTGCATAAAGGGATAAGCTTTAGGACGGCGTTTTTGAACTCTGGGTTCAATGCGATTAGGTCGAAAGGGTAAGGACTGATGAACCAGCAGTTTTAGTAAAGTCAAATAATAGTGACGAAGGTATTTGGATTGTACCGATAAAAATGTAGGAATAAAGTTAATAAACATCTGCCGAGAGCGTTGTAGAGAAAGAGATAGAGGATTAACTCCATAAAGATTTCCAGCATTCCACATCAAACTTCGCAATAGGTTGTATGCTAACAAAAATACATAGATTTCTTTGCGAATCATTGCTGGAGATTTACATCTCAAAATATCCATATTTAGAGTGGTTTTAAGATGCCTTAAATCCAACTCAACTTGCCAGCGTAAACCATAGAGTTCCGCCAGTTTTTCTAGAGAATATGTATTTGTATCTAATAAAGTCGTAATTAGCGTCACATTTTCTGTGCGAAAACCAGGGATATTTATCGAATATGTCACTTCTCTGACAACTAAACTTTTTGGTAAACTCCTGTAGTCTTCTAGACTCATTCCCGCAGGTCTAGTTTTCGGTTTGTACCAAATTACTTGTCTGTCTGATGCATTGGTAATCTCTCCTTCCACCGGGTGACTTTTACGCTTTTGATTCTTCCGACAAACTACATCGCATCCTTGATTTTTTAAACAAAAGATATCCCCATAAGCGCAAAAGGCTCTATCTCCTAACAGCACATCTCCTGGATTCAAAAATTTATATAAATTTCTTCCTAGTTTGATATCGTGTACATTTAATTTATCTATTACTACTTCCCATGCTGCACCTGTAGCCAGTGAAAATAACACGCATATTTTCGCTACCGGAAAACCGCACCCCTGTTTCTGGCTTTTCTGCTGTGGATACTCTTCCTGCAAACTTTTTGTATCTGGCATTGACACAGTGGAACCATCAATTATTTTCACTGACCTACCACACCACAACTGTTGCTGCGATACTTTTTCCTCTAACCCCATTCCTATTTTAGAAAATAATTTTGACAATAATTTCTCTGGTAATCTTTCTCTGGCTTGACAATATGCACTTGTATTTGTTGATGGCAATTCTGCTCCTGTCGTACTCAACCATGCTATTACTCTACTCACTATATTTTGGCAACTTTTATCTACATCCAGCACTTGCGATAAAAATGCCCATATCCTTACTACTGGTGAAAATATTCTTTGGTGATATTTTAGATTTAATTCTTGAATACTCTCATTAATTACCGATTCCGGTAGTAATTCTGCAAAGGGTAATCCCACACTTTGACTAAATTTTTCCTTGAGAATTTTCACTCGATTTGGCATACTGTAGCTAATCTTTTTTGTTGTCTCTTATGGTCTGGTTTAGTTTCTCAGACTCTAAGAGACGTTTTCTACAGTATTTTTTTAGTATCTCTTTTTACCTATCTCTTCAATATACTGAATAGCACTTCTCTATTTGATTCTTTCAAATCTATTGCTAGAGCGTGATTCGAGATTTTTGATCTCTTTTCTTAGTGCCATTCAATCCCTAATAGGGAGTAATAGAAATTGCAATTTTCCGTACCCAGGAACAAGAGACAAACCTATCACGTTTCAATCCCTAATAGGGAGTAATAGAAATTGCAATTGCTTATCACTAGCATTCCAGTTGAAATTCCAAAGACGTTTCAATCCCTAATAGGGAGTAATAGAAATTGCAATAGATTTGGTGAGGAGGGTGGTCGCCTTGCTTGGAGTTTCAATCCCTAATAGGGAGTAATAGAAATTGCAATTCTTTCTTCCACATTTGCTGATGAGTTTAGTTTCAATGTTTCAATCCCTAATAGGGAGTAATAGAAATTGCAATGGCTCAAATCAGTAGATATCCTCATATTTCTAGAAGAGTTTCAATCCCTAATAGGGAGTAATAGAAATTGCAATACCCCCCCCGAACAAGTCGGGGGGGCTTCCTCCGTTTCAATCCCTAATAGGGAGTAATAGAAATTGCAATTTGAGCTTCCAGATAAATATGCTGATAAATTACGTGGTTTCAATCCCTAATAGGGAGTAATAGAAATTGCAATTCTCCCCTTAGAGCGTTTATTTCACTCATTATTTCATCGCGTTTCAATCCCTAATAGGGAGTAATAGAAATTGCAATTAATAATCCTGGATAATCCTTTGAGCAAGAGATGTTTCAATCCCTAATAGGGAGTAATAGAAATTGCAATCTGCGCTTGGTATTTCTTCCACTATTTATGGTGTTGGTTCTGTTTCAATCCCTAATAGGGAGTAATAGAAATTGCAATTTGAAGAATTTGGTAAGTTTCTTCTGGACTATTGCCGTGTTTCAATCCCTAATAGGGAGTAATAGAAATTGCAATAATACAACCTCTTTGAGTTGAACCAGAGGGAGATAAGTTTCAATCCCTAATAGGGAGTAATAGAAATTGCAATATAAAATAAAACCTGTAACTAGTTTAGTCGAATGTTTCAATCCCTAATAGGGAGTAATAGAAATTGCAATTATTGCGCCAACACCGTTACTTTGCAAATCAGAGGTTTCAATCCCTAATAGGGAGTAATAGAAATTGCAATTACGATAATACGTATGTCTTTGAAACCATCTGTAGTTTCAATCCCTAATAGGGAGTAATAGAAATTGCAATTTGCGTAGCGTATGGATATGGCTTGTGACAGAGCAAACTTTGGTTTCAATCCCTAATAGGGAGTAATAGAAATTGCAATTTACTAATTTTCTAGCACTCTTAAACAAGTAAGTGTTTCAATCCCTAATAGGGAGTAATAGAAATTGCAATTTAATGGTTTCACCTTCTGCATATCCGGTAAGACCAAAGCCGTTTCAATCCCTAATAGGGAGTAATAGAAATTGCAATTAGCGAAGCATTTTTCGTAAAATCCTAGTCCAGATGTTTCAATCCCTAATAGGGAGTAATAGAAATTGCAATATTAGGATTGTGAGTTTCTCTCATCATTGTGGAGAGGTTTCAATCCCTAATAGGGAGTAATAGAAATTGCAATTTCCTTTGGCAGCAGTAGCAGCATAAATAATTAATAAAAGTTTCAATCCCTAATAGGGAGTAATAGAAATTGCAATATGGGATGCTTAAAAAACATCAGCAACTTTCTTTATTCGTTTCAATCCCTAATAGGGAGTAATAGAAATTGCAATTTGACCTAGAATCCCACAGAACAACGAGCATTAAGACATCCGTTTCAATCCCTAATAGGGAGTAATAGAAATTGCAATAGCGGGAGGCTGAAAGCCTTTATATATATAGTTTTCAAGGTGCGGTTGCGCGATCGCTCTCATCATAGTCCATTTCAGAAAATGTGTCAAGAGTCAAAATGGCTGAAACCCTTGCTGTGTAAGGTGCGCGGGCGGGCGAATCAAAAAAATCCATCAAAGCCTTGTATAGATGTGAATTTAGGCATTTTTTGAGAACCCAGATTTTTTACACCCACCCCCTCGCGCATTAAGCGAAGAAAATCGTCGTATCGAGGGGTTGTTCACCACCGATTCGTTCCACCTTACCAAAGCAGCAAGCACAAAGAAAATAAAAGCGAATGCTATCAGTATTCGGCTTAATCAGCTTATTGAGGCGCGATCGCAGTTTAGCATACTGAGTGTCAGTCAACTGACATTCAAAAATACTATACTGCACCCATTGTCCATAAGACTTGAGAATATTATGGATTTTAGTCCGCCGTTTATCCTCAGAAATATCGTAAGAAACAACAACATTCATCACCTAATTTCCTATTCCCTTCTTCCCTTCTTCTCTTCTTCTCTTCTTCTCTTCTTGATTCACTGTCACCTTCTTCCTTACTTCAAAACCAAAGGAGGATACTTATCAGTTTCACCCATTAAGTATTTAGCAAGTAATCTAGCTTGCCATTCAAAAGCTTCTCTATAAGTACATTTACGCCCCATTACCGGATGCTTAAATTCCGATTGCTTTTTCTTCTCGTACTTTGTTAAAAAGATTTTTCGCCCTTTAGGAGTTAGAGAAACAGCACCGCTTAAAGGTTCAGAAATAAAATCGGCTGGTGTTAATAATTGCTTATTCAAAATAGATAAAACCACCGCGTCTACCACCAAAGGCCGAAACTCCTCCATTAAATCTAGAGGTAAAGAAGGTCTATTATAGCGATCGCAATGCAAGTATCCTAAATATGGATCAAAACCCACAATATTCACAGCACCTTGCACATCATGACGCAACAAAGAATAACCAAAACTCAACAAAGAGTTTACAGGATCTGTTGCTGGACGACGTACACGCTTAGTAAAAGTAAAATCCGGGTTACGAATCAACTGATTAAAACAACCAAAATAAGCAGCACTCCCCGCACCTTCCAACCCACGCAAAGACTTAATATTATGAGTTGAATCAATCGGAGAAATAGTTTGTTCAATGCGAGTAATATATTTAGACAAATCAACATCAGATTCCCGTTGACAACGCATTAAAACTTGACGGTAATTTTTCAACTTACCCCTAATAAAACCTTGCACAACATGAACAGCTTGCAGAGACTCACCCGCAGCTTGCCATTGAGCCTTACGAACGAAAATATTACCAGTCATCTCCGGTTCTAAACGTCCCAAATAATGACCCCTTTCATCAATAAAAGAAAGCGGAATATGACGACTCATTAACTCAAAAACAACAGCCGGCGAAACAGTCGCACGTCCCAACACAACCACATCTTTTAAATGAATAAACGGAATATCTTGAAGAACCTTCTTCTCAAACTTCACATGAATTCTTTCATCAACTTTACCAACAAAAGAATCATTTTGCGTAACGTAAAGAGTCCCCATAATTAATCCTCAACTTGTATTTATTTCTCGTTCCCAGACTCCGGCTGGGAATGCACTCAAGAGGCTCCGCCTCGCTTAAAAACTAATCAATTTACCTCTTTATATCGCCCCACCTTCTCAACAGCTTGAGGCAAACATCGAGAATAAAGACTACAACTATCACAGCGTTTTGTTTTCACAGGTTTTGGCATAGCACCCGTAAACAACAACATTTGTACAGCTTCAATAGTTGCGATCGTACTAGCTCGTAATTCCGGCGTAATTTCCACTAATTGACGTTGATGAGATTGAGCATAATAGATATAACCAGAATTGATATTTTTACCAGTCATTTCCTCCAAACACAAAGCCTGAGCGCAAACTTGTAACTCATCATTATCCCATTCTCCCTTCTGTCCGCGTTTATATTCAATTGGGTAAAACTCACCATTTTCAAACTCAATTAAATCAGATTTACCAACAATTTGATATTGGTCAGACTTCAAATAAATTGCTCGTATTTGCCAAGTCTCATCACGATTTACTTCCCCTACAGTGTGAACTCTTTCATGTAAACTTGTGCCTTCAATAGTGTATTGATTATCAATAAACTCACCAGCACAATGAATTCGCCAACAACGATGAGGACAATAGGAATATTGATTTAAAGATGCAATATTCACATAATCATCAGAATTGATATTTTGAACCAGCATAGAAAATTCACAATTAGATTTTCAAAACAATAAAAAATGATTCATCTGTAGGTTGGGTTTCGTTCCTCAACCCAACCAAAATTTTGATAATGTGATGATGTTGGGTTTCCTCGCGTCAACCCAACCTACAATTTTACCTTCTTCTTACCATTCCCATACCCATAGTTGTTTTACGTCCTATTCCCGCATACAAAGCAAAATTAGCTAAAGCGTTAACTTGCTTAATTCCTATTGTTTCCACATTGCCAAGAATGCGATAACTAATTTCACCTAAACAACCAATAAACTTATTTTCATAATTGCTAATAACTTCAGTGTTGATATTAAAACCACTAGGATAAATGGCTTCTAGAGGAATATTATTTAACTCAATTCCACTATATTTATTCCACCGATTGAGAAGACTATTAAAAACAGATTCCCTTGTTGGTAAAAGATTATCAAATCCACCTTGACGAAAAGCTACAGGTGTAGAAAAAATGAAATTAAATGTACGTTCCTGCTCACTGGCTTGTTCATAAATTTGCTTGTAACTACAAACATTAGCCCAAGGTTGAGTAGATTGAGGTGTTCCTTGAATGCTAGTAATATATAAATTAGCTGAACCCAAA includes:
- a CDS encoding LysR family transcriptional regulator, with product MRLEQLQAFLAIAQTGSFQQAAKKCGVTQSTISRQIQALEADLGVELFHRTTHAKLTLGGERLLPRVRKICQEWETATAELADLVAGKQPELCIAAIHSVCASYLPPVLQKFCHSYPDVQLRVTSLGSDRSLKVLKDGLVDLAIVMHNRFLIAGREMAVEVLYEEPIEVLTAANHPLAKYESIPWSDLIRYPQVVFKDGYGMQRLIQDRFERMEATLIAALEVNTLDAFRGVVRQGELIALLPQSALMEAKFDPSLAVRPLACNTNLADNSSLTRRVVMVTTHDRLQIPPIQHFWQLVKDNIPPQFDQKFSAS
- a CDS encoding anthranilate phosphoribosyltransferase family protein, which translates into the protein MSNIFRELLKKVGSGSHTSESLTRAEAAAAMQMMLLGEAKPAQIGAFLIAHRIKRPTGEELAGMLDAFDQLGPKLQPIDAARPVMVLGIPYDGRTRTAPINIITALLLAAAGQPVVMHGGDRLPTKYGLPLIEIWQGLGVDWTTLSLAQTQQVFEQTGIGFVYTPQHFPLTQKLWEYRDQLGKRPPLATMELIWCPYAGDAHIIAGFVHPPTEAMFQVALGLRGTRKYTFVKGLEGSCDLPRDRTAIIGLSSTNSQELERLQLAPRDYGFTTKNVPLATTEELITDFKAVLAGKPGELMQTALWNGGFYLCLSGICPDMTSGIAKAEELFISGAVANQLLLLPLSNQKV
- a CDS encoding Rpn family recombination-promoting nuclease/putative transposase, with translation MQKTDSELVQQTTFTLEETCHRFQVIRLWEQPTETFLQTPGLLPFAVLSNTGNKVNTLQEVATAIDNIPDKQMQSSLAASAFILAGLVLEKEVIQRLLRRDIMRESVTYQLLVEEGREEGRKEGRKEGREEGREEAVQLVAVNMLKEGMSIEFVAKVTGLTFEQVQQLQATNSGD
- a CDS encoding IS4 family transposase, giving the protein MPNRVKILKEKFSQSVGLPFAELLPESVINESIQELNLKYHQRIFSPVVRIWAFLSQVLDVDKSCQNIVSRVIAWLSTTGAELPSTNTSAYCQARERLPEKLLSKLFSKIGMGLEEKVSQQQLWCGRSVKIIDGSTVSMPDTKSLQEEYPQQKSQKQGCGFPVAKICVLFSLATGAAWEVVIDKLNVHDIKLGRNLYKFLNPGDVLLGDRAFCAYGDIFCLKNQGCDVVCRKNQKRKSHPVEGEITNASDRQVIWYKPKTRPAGMSLEDYRSLPKSLVVREVTYSINIPGFRTENVTLITTLLDTNTYSLEKLAELYGLRWQVELDLRHLKTTLNMDILRCKSPAMIRKEIYVFLLAYNLLRSLMWNAGNLYGVNPLSLSLQRSRQMFINFIPTFLSVQSKYLRHYYLTLLKLLVHQSLPFRPNRIEPRVQKRRPKAYPFMQKPRKLLRRTLIKDNLSVFS
- the cas2 gene encoding CRISPR-associated endonuclease Cas2, giving the protein MNVVVSYDISEDKRRTKIHNILKSYGQWVQYSIFECQLTDTQYAKLRSRLNKLIKPNTDSIRFYFLCACCFGKVERIGGEQPLDTTIFFA
- the cas1d gene encoding type I-D CRISPR-associated endonuclease Cas1d, which produces MGTLYVTQNDSFVGKVDERIHVKFEKKVLQDIPFIHLKDVVVLGRATVSPAVVFELMSRHIPLSFIDERGHYLGRLEPEMTGNIFVRKAQWQAAGESLQAVHVVQGFIRGKLKNYRQVLMRCQRESDVDLSKYITRIEQTISPIDSTHNIKSLRGLEGAGSAAYFGCFNQLIRNPDFTFTKRVRRPATDPVNSLLSFGYSLLRHDVQGAVNIVGFDPYLGYLHCDRYNRPSLPLDLMEEFRPLVVDAVVLSILNKQLLTPADFISEPLSGAVSLTPKGRKIFLTKYEKKKQSEFKHPVMGRKCTYREAFEWQARLLAKYLMGETDKYPPLVLK
- the cas4 gene encoding CRISPR-associated protein Cas4 — encoded protein: MLVQNINSDDYVNIASLNQYSYCPHRCWRIHCAGEFIDNQYTIEGTSLHERVHTVGEVNRDETWQIRAIYLKSDQYQIVGKSDLIEFENGEFYPIEYKRGQKGEWDNDELQVCAQALCLEEMTGKNINSGYIYYAQSHQRQLVEITPELRASTIATIEAVQMLLFTGAMPKPVKTKRCDSCSLYSRCLPQAVEKVGRYKEVN
- the cas6 gene encoding CRISPR-associated endoribonuclease Cas6, whose amino-acid sequence is MPHSLILNLTPQSPIYPNFLTGRHYHALFLNLVSSVDRKLGDYLHESNADKAFTLSPLQVQSRHKIQSHTLQYAHQNPISAGTSCWWRVSLLDDNLFSQLTPLWLNLNPEQPWHLGSANLYITSIQGTPQSTQPWANVCSYKQIYEQASEQERTFNFIFSTPVAFRQGGFDNLLPTRESVFNSLLNRWNKYSGIELNNIPLEAIYPSGFNINTEVISNYENKFIGCLGEISYRILGNVETIGIKQVNALANFALYAGIGRKTTMGMGMVRRR